One genomic region from Natrinema caseinilyticum encodes:
- the glmU gene encoding bifunctional sugar-1-phosphate nucleotidylyltransferase/acetyltransferase, translating to MKAVVLAAGQGTRMRPLSESVPKPMLPVADRPLAAHTVDAAVDAGADEIVLVVGYEAETVRDHFGDAYRGTPVSYAVQEEQAGTADAVNAARDFLEGPFAVLNGDNLYDPAAIDRLFDACPAICAIEVDEPSNYGVLSTDVGTDGRVTGIVEKPDDPPTNLANAGAYAFPAEAREWLEVPESERGEREITDVVAQVIDEYDVTPVTLERWLDVGRPWELLEANEWKLGALDRRIDGEVSDAAHLEGAVVVEPGATVRSGVVIEGPALVREGATVGPNAYVRGATVIGPDAEVGHAVEIKNSVVSRGTSVSHLSYVGDSVLGRNVNVGSGTTVANLRHDDGDIKFTVKGDRISTGRRKFGVVAGDEVKTGINSSLTPGLKLGPGSTTRPGETVERDR from the coding sequence ATGAAGGCAGTCGTTCTCGCAGCGGGACAGGGGACACGGATGCGACCGTTGTCGGAATCGGTTCCGAAACCGATGCTTCCGGTCGCCGATCGACCGCTCGCGGCCCACACCGTCGATGCGGCAGTCGACGCGGGCGCCGACGAGATCGTTCTGGTGGTCGGGTACGAAGCCGAGACCGTCCGGGACCACTTCGGCGACGCGTACCGTGGCACTCCGGTCTCGTATGCGGTCCAGGAGGAACAAGCAGGGACGGCCGACGCCGTCAACGCCGCACGCGACTTTCTCGAGGGACCGTTCGCCGTCCTGAACGGCGACAACCTCTACGATCCAGCCGCGATCGATCGGCTGTTCGACGCGTGCCCGGCAATCTGTGCGATCGAGGTCGACGAACCGAGCAACTACGGCGTTCTCAGTACCGATGTGGGGACGGACGGTCGGGTGACCGGAATCGTCGAGAAGCCCGACGATCCGCCGACGAACCTCGCCAACGCCGGGGCGTATGCGTTCCCCGCCGAAGCGCGCGAGTGGCTCGAGGTGCCCGAGAGCGAACGGGGCGAGCGCGAGATCACCGACGTCGTCGCGCAGGTGATCGACGAGTACGACGTCACCCCCGTCACCCTCGAGCGGTGGCTCGACGTCGGCCGGCCCTGGGAGTTACTCGAAGCCAACGAGTGGAAACTCGGCGCGCTCGACCGCCGAATCGACGGGGAAGTCAGCGACGCAGCCCACCTCGAGGGCGCCGTCGTCGTCGAACCGGGCGCGACGGTACGCTCCGGCGTCGTCATCGAGGGGCCGGCGCTCGTCCGTGAGGGGGCGACCGTGGGGCCGAACGCCTACGTTCGCGGGGCGACGGTGATCGGCCCGGACGCGGAGGTCGGCCACGCCGTCGAAATCAAAAACAGCGTCGTCTCGCGGGGGACGTCGGTCAGTCACCTCTCGTACGTCGGCGATAGCGTCCTCGGCCGGAACGTCAACGTCGGTTCGGGGACGACCGTGGCGAACCTCCGTCACGACGACGGCGACATCAAATTCACCGTCAAGGGCGACCGGATCTCGACCGGTCGGCGAAAGTTCGGCGTCGTCGCGGGCGACGAGGTCAAAACGGGGATCAACTCGAGTCTGACACCGGGGTTGAAACTCGGTCCCGGTTCGACGACCCGGCCCGGTGAAACGGTCGAGCGGGATCGATGA
- a CDS encoding carbon-nitrogen family hydrolase, which translates to MSTETDVDGGDTGDSLTLALAQLHVDAGEVEANVERALAAVSRAADRGADLVALPELFNVGYFAFDLYARNAEPFGGETFTRLREAAADHGIAVLAGSIVEDLAATESVETPAADGFSNTAALFDADGERRLVYRKHHLFGYESAESELLVPGETLETATIGGMTVGVTTCYDLRFPELYRRLVDAGAELILVPSAWPYPRIEHWQTLSRARAIENQAYVATINGSGEFEEATLLGRSSVYDPWGVPLASSGDEATLITTEIDPRTVVDVRDEFPALRDRRR; encoded by the coding sequence ATGAGTACCGAAACGGACGTCGACGGCGGCGATACCGGCGACTCCCTGACGCTCGCGCTCGCACAACTTCACGTCGACGCCGGCGAGGTCGAGGCCAACGTCGAGCGGGCGCTCGCGGCGGTGTCGCGGGCCGCCGACCGCGGCGCCGACCTGGTCGCGCTCCCGGAACTGTTCAACGTGGGGTACTTCGCGTTCGACCTCTACGCGCGCAACGCGGAACCGTTCGGTGGAGAGACGTTTACGCGGCTCCGAGAGGCCGCGGCCGATCACGGGATCGCGGTCCTCGCAGGCAGTATCGTCGAGGATCTGGCGGCCACGGAGTCCGTCGAAACGCCGGCAGCGGACGGCTTTTCGAACACCGCGGCGCTCTTCGACGCGGACGGAGAACGCAGACTCGTTTACCGGAAGCATCACCTGTTCGGCTACGAATCGGCGGAATCCGAGCTCCTCGTTCCCGGCGAGACGCTCGAGACGGCGACGATCGGCGGCATGACCGTCGGCGTGACCACCTGTTACGACCTTCGGTTCCCGGAACTCTACCGGCGGCTCGTCGATGCCGGCGCCGAGTTGATTCTCGTTCCGAGCGCGTGGCCCTATCCTCGCATCGAACACTGGCAGACGCTCTCGCGGGCCAGAGCCATCGAAAATCAGGCGTACGTCGCGACGATCAACGGATCCGGTGAGTTCGAGGAGGCCACGCTCCTCGGTCGCTCGAGCGTCTACGACCCGTGGGGCGTCCCGCTGGCCTCGAGCGGCGACGAAGCGACGCTGATCACGACCGAGATCGATCCGCGAACGGTCGTCGACGTTCGCGACGAATTTCCAGCCCTTCGGGACCGTCGGCGCTAG